The genomic segment CCGCCACGATCGACCCCAACTCGATCGACACCAATAACCCAATGCGCGACGACGACCTGCGCTCGTCCAACTTCTTCGAGGTCGACAAGTACCCGACGATCAATTTCCGCTCGACCGGCGTCCGCCACACCGAAGACGGGTTCGACCTCGACGGCGAGCTGACGATCCACGGGGTGACCCGGCCGGTGACGCTCGCCGTGGACGTGAACGGGTTCACCAAGGACCCCTATGGCGCCACCCGAGCCGGGTTCTCGGCCACGAGCGAGATCGACCGGAAGGACTTCAACATCACCACCAACATCCCCATGGACGGCGGCGGCGTGGTGATCGGCGACACCATCCAGCTGTTCATCGAAGTGGAGGCGATCCTGCAGCCACCGGCCCAGGCATAACCCGGACTGTTACCGCCCTAATTCAGCGAGGATCGCAGGCCAGCGGTCCCGCCATGGCGCCGCCGTCTCGAACGCCGCCGAGGCCCGCAACACCAGGGCGTCGTCCAGCCGGCGTCCCACGATCTGCATGCCGATGGGCAGGCCGTCCTGGGTGAACCCGGCCGGGACCGTCGCCGCCGGCTGACCGGTGAAGTTGAACGGGAACGGCGGCCGACGCCGCCTTGTCGCCGTCGAGGGGCGCCGCCACCGGCTGCACCCGCTTGGTCCCGACCGCCGCTCTCCTCCCGACCGCCATCAGGCCACTCCTCGCCGCCTCCCTGCCACCGGTCAGAGCGTGCCCTGGCCCTCGTCCCGGCGCTGCTCGGGCTCGGCGGGCTCCGCCGGCACGCCGACGCCGAGCTGGGCCTTGATCTTGTCCTCGATGTCGCGGGCCAGCTCCGGGTTGTCGCGAAGGAAGTTGCGGGCGTTCTCCCGCCCCTGCCCGAGTTGGTCGCCGTCGTAGGTGAACCAGGCCCCCGACTTCTTGATCAGCCCGACGTCGACCCCGACGTCCAGCAGGCTCCCCTCCCTGGAAATTCCCTGACCGTAGAGAATATCGAATTCCGCGGATTTGTAGGGAGACGCCACCTTATTCTTCACAACTTTTGCCCTAGTCCTATTTCCAACGACATCGGGGCCGTCTTTTAGCGATTCAATCCGGCGGACGTCGAGCCGGACCGAGGCATAGAACTTGAGCGCGCGGCCGCCCGGGGTCGTCTCCGGTGAGTTGTGCACGACCACACCGTCGGCCAGGTAGTTGTGGCTGCCCTCGACCTCGATGTCGAAGCGGTGGGTCGAGCCGTATGGTGGCTTCGGCTCAACGGCAAGTACTGGCATCGGCATCAGCTCGTCCCGCATCGGCGCAAAGACCGGCTCGACTTGAAACTGGCCGCGGTAGCGAGGCAGCAGCTTGTACTGCATGGACGGGTGGACGAAAGGCGCAATGAGGGCGTGCAGTTTGGCCGTCTCGTCCTTGGGAAAGATCAGCACGGCCTTGCCGGCGCGTTGGATCAACTTGGGCCGGATCCCCCAAGTGTCGGCCAGGTAGGCGAGCAGGCGAGTACGAGTCGAGGGTTCCATCGCTTGGATGCAGATCTCGGCCCGGCCGCTACCATCCCTTGTCCGCTTCTGGACGCCCTTTGCCCGGAGCGAGAAGGAACCGCCGTCCATATACCAAACGGCGAGCGACAGCGGCGTAAGCGACTTCAAGAAGTCATAACTGAAGACCTTCTTGCCGCCAATGTAGACGGCTTCCCGGAGTGGAGCCAGCTCGACCAGCGGCTGAACATCGTAGGACACCGCTCCGCTGGCGTTTGTGGACCGGGAGGCTCGCAAGTTGGCGAAGAGGAAGCCCTTCCAGTCGCAGTACTCCGCTTGGCGGATCCCATGGCCAAAGCGGTATCGGGCTGCAAGACCGTTCTGAGAAGGACTGAGGGCACTATCGCCCATCAGGCCACCCAACAGTACCTTCCACTGGAAACCAGAGAGGTGCTGGGCGACGACGTGCATAACTCGGTCACCGACGGCAAGTTCCTGGGCCTCCCGCCAGCCTCCCGGCGTTCTGATCTTGTGGTTCGGAGTGCACGCGAAGTACGAGCGGCCGCGGCGGTCAGGGCGGGCCACAGTGACCTTCAGGAAGTCGCGAGCGGGACCGTTGTCGAACCACTTGACGACGCGCTTAGGCACAACCGCGCCGATCTCTGGATCGTACGAGAGCACCTCCACCGGAAGCTTCTCAGCGACGATCTTACCGATTCGTTCCTGCTTACCGTTAGCAAGCGTTACACGTGTGTTCGCGTGAAAACAACCGAACAACACACCGATCTTCTCCCGTAATTGGTTGATGAAAATGGCGGTGGTTTTTGATTTGGAGATGGTACCGGAGAGCTTGCGGAGGGCCTGGCTCATGAGGCGGGCCTGGAGGCCGACGTGGGCGTCGCCCATCTCGCCCTCGATCTCGGCCCGGGGAACCAGCGCGGCCACCGAGTCGATCACGATCACGTCCAGGGCGCCGGAGCGAATCAGCATGTCGGCGATCTCCAGGGCCTGCTCGCCGGTGTCGGGCTGGGAGATCAGCAGCGCATCGGTATTGACGCCGAGGTTACGGGCGTAGGTCACGTCAAGGACGTGCTCGGCGTCGACGAAGGCGGCGATCCCGCCGGTGCGCTGCGCCTCGGCGATGACGTGCAGCGCCAGGGTGGTCTTGCCCGACGCCTCGGGGCCGAAGATCTCGACCACCCGGCCGCGCGGCACCCCGCCGATGCCGAGGGCGAGATCGAGGCCGAGACTCCCGGTCGAGATGGCCTGGACCGGGTCGGCCGGGCCGTCGATGCCCATACGCATGACCGAACCCTTGCCGAACCGCTTCTCGATCTGGAGCAAGGCGACTTCCAGTGCCTGCTCGCGTCCCACGGTCCCTCCCCGCATACCGTCGTTGCGGGCAGCAATATAGGACGCGGCCATAACAAGTCCCTTTCCCAGTCGCGTTGAGCCGGGCCGGCCCGAGTCGGCGAGCGCCGTACCACGAACACGTGTTCGATACAACGATCATAACCGGATCTGGGGAGGCTGGCGAGCGGCCGGGGACCTTCAGGATCGCCCGGCGGGTCGCCCGCGACCGGGTGCTCTCCACCGTCGACCCGCAGGCGCGCCATACCCGCAAGACCAGCGCGGCCCGCCGGGACGGCTACAACGCCCATGTCGCGGCCGAGCCGGAGTCCGGGCTGTTCACCGAGTGCGCGTTGACCGCAGCGAACGCCGCAGACGGGCCGACCGGCGTCCAGCTGCTCGACGACGAGGAGCCTGGCCTGGAAGTCCTGGGTGACTCGGCCTACAGCAGCGGGGAGACCCGCGCGGCGCTTCGGGCCGCCAAGCACACCCAGACGATCAAGCCGGCGCCGCTGGCTGCGGCGGTGCCGGGCGGGTTCACCAAGCACGACTTCACCATCGACCAGCAGGCGGGCACGGTCGGCTGCCCAGCCGGCTATCGGGTCCACATCACCGCGTCCGGGCAGGCCAGCTTCGGCATCCGCTGCCAGCGCTGCCCACTGCGGCAACGCTGCACGACCGCGACCGGCGGGCGCACGATCCACGTCCACCCGCACGAAGACGAGCTGCGCGCCGCCCGCCGCCGCGCGACCACCCGCGCGTTCGCCGACAGCTACCGGCGCTGGCGGCCGATGGTGGAACGGTCGATCGCCTGGCTGGTCGCCGACGGCTGCCGGCGGGTGCCCTACCACGGGATCCAGCGCAACCACATGTGGCTGTCGGTCCGGGTCGCCGCGCTGAACCTGCGCCGGCTGCTCATCCGGGCCTGGCCCGCCGGGACGAGGCCTGGGTGCTGGCCTGACCGGCCAGCCCAGCCACCACCCGGCCCAAACGCGATCCCCACCATAGCAAGCCGCCACATCCATCCGCGCGACCCACCACTGCACTGCTACAGAGATGACCGTCCGGACAGGATCAGCGATCTTCAGCGGCCTCTAGGAGGCGGCCGTGGCTTGTGCATCGCGCGAACGCCTTTAGGCGCAGTCGCGGCACAGCTGGCGCCGGCGGTCGGCGAGCTGGCTGCGGTGCTTCACGAGGAAGCAGCTCTTACACACGAACTCATTGTGCTGCACGGGCAGCACCTTGGTGGTGAGCGACTCGCGGGCCTCGTCGCGGCCGAGCGTGAGCAGCGCGTCGTCCTCGTCCTCGTCGTCGGTGACGGCGGGCTGGTCGGCCTTGGCGATCAGCTCCTCGAGGGAGGCCTCGACCTGACCCTCCTCCTCTTCCTCTGGCTCTGCCACGGTGATGCATCTCCTTGTAGATTCGCGCGTGGCGTCCCCGGGTAACGTGCGCTAGTTGGCGGTTGTTCCCAGGCACCGCGGCCGGGACGCTGGCAACG from the Actinomycetes bacterium genome contains:
- the recA gene encoding recombinase RecA, with the protein product MGREQALEVALLQIEKRFGKGSVMRMGIDGPADPVQAISTGSLGLDLALGIGGVPRGRVVEIFGPEASGKTTLALHVIAEAQRTGGIAAFVDAEHVLDVTYARNLGVNTDALLISQPDTGEQALEIADMLIRSGALDVIVIDSVAALVPRAEIEGEMGDAHVGLQARLMSQALRKLSGTISKSKTTAIFINQLREKIGVLFGCFHANTRVTLANGKQERIGKIVAEKLPVEVLSYDPEIGAVVPKRVVKWFDNGPARDFLKVTVARPDRRGRSYFACTPNHKIRTPGGWREAQELAVGDRVMHVVAQHLSGFQWKVLLGGLMGDSALSPSQNGLAARYRFGHGIRQAEYCDWKGFLFANLRASRSTNASGAVSYDVQPLVELAPLREAVYIGGKKVFSYDFLKSLTPLSLAVWYMDGGSFSLRAKGVQKRTRDGSGRAEICIQAMEPSTRTRLLAYLADTWGIRPKLIQRAGKAVLIFPKDETAKLHALIAPFVHPSMQYKLLPRYRGQFQVEPVFAPMRDELMPMPVLAVEPKPPYGSTHRFDIEVEGSHNYLADGVVVHNSPETTPGGRALKFYASVRLDVRRIESLKDGPDVVGNRTRAKVVKNKVASPYKSAEFDILYGQGISREGSLLDVGVDVGLIKKSGAWFTYDGDQLGQGRENARNFLRDNPELARDIEDKIKAQLGVGVPAEPAEPEQRRDEGQGTL
- a CDS encoding YceI family protein — its product is MSSTAVEIPGYIAGTWRIDPVHSDVAFTVRHMMVSKVRGHFTKVEADIVLAPNPLDSSATATIDPNSIDTNNPMRDDDLRSSNFFEVDKYPTINFRSTGVRHTEDGFDLDGELTIHGVTRPVTLAVDVNGFTKDPYGATRAGFSATSEIDRKDFNITTNIPMDGGGVVIGDTIQLFIEVEAILQPPAQA
- a CDS encoding DUF4193 family protein produces the protein MAEPEEEEEGQVEASLEELIAKADQPAVTDDEDEDDALLTLGRDEARESLTTKVLPVQHNEFVCKSCFLVKHRSQLADRRRQLCRDCA